From one Methanorbis furvi genomic stretch:
- the cfbE gene encoding coenzyme F430 synthase — MRVLVLDTIHGGCDIARALRLRGDDVDAVDVYRGTGFPADAAAEKTYDLVTAPVHLNPAYHLLAKARCLTHHEMVRDLVTAPAVSVEITGARGKTTTAFALASLMNGRGILHTSSGTFAYPEKKFLWKKSITPASVIDACDAAKNCGAEWLIAEESAGVAGFGTLGILTSADDYKIAAGTKSAVAEKCKSLEWCKTVLVPEGVPAMPEWHVTQELVSVSADTLSWDGGELVNPLLSLAGYRAALSTAAAAGILLGLSVEKLADFTALPGRMCLLEERGVVVLDNANSGTNADNTIEAAAYLRKMRPGLPVILVIGMEHHAVCEGFPASEINRAIAGVAPARTLLIAESGSGSAAAAATADAVFTTLDTAKSAALEFAEQTGGCVLLAAKTWR, encoded by the coding sequence ATGCGGGTGCTGGTCCTTGACACAATTCACGGCGGATGCGACATTGCCAGAGCTTTGCGGCTGCGCGGCGATGATGTTGATGCGGTGGATGTGTACCGGGGAACCGGATTTCCCGCTGACGCTGCGGCTGAGAAAACCTATGATCTGGTAACTGCCCCCGTGCATCTGAACCCTGCATATCATCTTCTTGCAAAAGCGAGATGCCTCACGCATCATGAGATGGTGCGGGATCTCGTGACTGCGCCCGCAGTTTCCGTTGAGATCACCGGAGCACGCGGTAAGACCACAACCGCGTTCGCTCTCGCCTCGTTGATGAACGGTCGCGGTATTCTGCATACAAGCAGCGGCACGTTTGCATACCCTGAGAAAAAATTTCTCTGGAAAAAAAGCATCACGCCTGCCTCGGTGATTGATGCCTGTGATGCTGCAAAGAATTGTGGTGCCGAGTGGCTGATTGCTGAGGAGTCCGCAGGCGTTGCAGGCTTTGGAACACTTGGGATTCTGACATCTGCGGATGACTATAAAATCGCCGCAGGAACGAAAAGTGCAGTCGCCGAAAAATGCAAAAGCCTTGAATGGTGCAAAACCGTCCTTGTGCCTGAAGGTGTTCCGGCGATGCCTGAGTGGCATGTCACTCAGGAACTCGTCAGCGTGTCTGCTGACACGCTTTCGTGGGACGGCGGCGAGCTGGTAAACCCGCTTCTCAGCCTTGCCGGATACCGCGCCGCACTCTCTACTGCCGCCGCAGCAGGAATTTTGCTCGGCCTTTCGGTGGAAAAACTCGCAGACTTTACCGCCCTTCCCGGCCGGATGTGCCTTCTTGAAGAGAGGGGAGTTGTAGTCCTTGACAATGCCAACAGCGGCACCAATGCCGACAACACCATTGAAGCCGCAGCATACCTGCGCAAAATGCGCCCCGGCCTTCCGGTGATTCTTGTGATCGGCATGGAGCATCATGCGGTCTGCGAAGGGTTTCCGGCATCTGAGATTAATCGCGCCATTGCAGGAGTAGCTCCCGCACGCACACTGCTGATTGCTGAGTCCGGCAGCGGCTCCGCCGCTGCTGCTGCAACTGCTGATGCAGTTTTCACAACGCTTGACACCGCAAAATCCGCAGCGCTTGAGTTCGCCGAACAAACCGGAGGCTGTGTCCTCCTTGCCGCAAAAACAT
- the cfbA gene encoding sirohydrochlorin nickelochelatase: MSKNGLLLVGHGSRLQYNKELITTTAQMMADKTDKYLIKSCFMENSVPTVPEGLDAMRAEDLDLLVVVPLFLAKGIHVLRDIPGLLGLESGSNRGVFTLESGKEIPVVYAEPIGIDPLLAELMLKNAENAVAAHL; this comes from the coding sequence ATGAGCAAAAATGGTCTCCTGCTTGTCGGCCACGGAAGCAGACTTCAGTACAATAAAGAACTCATCACCACGACCGCGCAGATGATGGCGGATAAAACTGATAAATATCTGATAAAGTCCTGTTTCATGGAAAACAGCGTCCCGACCGTTCCGGAGGGCCTTGATGCGATGCGAGCAGAAGATCTTGACCTCTTGGTCGTTGTTCCCCTGTTCCTTGCCAAAGGAATCCATGTTCTCCGCGACATCCCGGGGCTCCTTGGTCTTGAGAGCGGCTCAAACCGTGGTGTCTTCACACTTGAGAGCGGCAAAGAAATTCCGGTCGTGTATGCCGAACCCATCGGCATTGACCCGCTGCTTGCAGAACTTATGCTGAAAAATGCCGAGAACGCAGTAGCAGCACATCTCTAA